The Sphingosinicella humi genome has a window encoding:
- a CDS encoding bifunctional helix-turn-helix transcriptional regulator/GNAT family N-acetyltransferase produces the protein MSDAVTALRAFNRFHTRFVGALDAHYMRSDLSLAEARLLYEIAHREALTASELQAELGLDAGYVSRLLRRLQARGWISRGRGKDARRRPIAITPAGRAAFGALDRRTRAEVETRLAPLGTTDRETLVKALETAQALLGGGEGADWTLRTFRPGDMGLIAARQSILYAEGWGWGRPMEILQGEITSAFLRDFQPGLEQCWVAERAGAMAGSVLLVDGGDNIAKLRLLYVEPWARGLGIGQALVAECIAFARAAGYAKMQLWTHSVLLSARRIYAAAGMTIVKTETHHVFGRPEEGEIWEMAL, from the coding sequence ATGAGCGATGCCGTGACCGCCCTCCGCGCGTTCAACCGCTTCCACACGCGTTTCGTGGGCGCGCTCGACGCTCATTATATGCGGAGCGACCTGTCACTCGCCGAGGCGCGGCTGCTTTACGAGATCGCGCATCGGGAAGCTCTTACCGCCTCGGAGCTGCAGGCGGAGCTCGGGCTGGATGCGGGCTATGTCAGCCGTCTGCTGCGCCGCCTCCAGGCGCGGGGCTGGATCAGTCGCGGACGAGGCAAGGATGCGCGTCGGCGGCCGATCGCCATCACGCCGGCGGGTCGGGCGGCGTTCGGCGCGCTCGATCGGCGGACGCGGGCGGAGGTGGAGACGCGGTTGGCGCCGCTCGGTACCACCGACCGGGAGACGCTGGTCAAGGCGCTGGAGACGGCGCAAGCGCTGCTCGGCGGCGGCGAAGGCGCGGATTGGACGCTGCGCACCTTCCGGCCCGGCGACATGGGGTTGATCGCCGCCCGCCAATCGATCCTCTATGCCGAAGGCTGGGGCTGGGGCAGGCCGATGGAGATACTGCAGGGCGAGATCACGTCCGCTTTCCTCCGCGATTTTCAGCCGGGGCTCGAGCAATGCTGGGTGGCCGAGCGGGCGGGCGCGATGGCAGGCTCAGTGCTGCTGGTCGATGGCGGCGATAACATCGCCAAGCTTCGCCTCCTCTATGTCGAGCCTTGGGCGCGCGGTCTCGGCATTGGACAGGCGCTGGTCGCCGAATGCATCGCCTTCGCCCGCGCCGCCGGCTACGCGAAGATGCAGCTCTGGACCCACAGCGTGCTCCTCAGCGCCCGCCGCATCTATGCCGCCGCGGGCATGACGATCGTGAAGACCGAAACCCACCATGTCTTCGGCAGGCCGGAGGAAGGCGAAATCTGGGAGATGGCTCTCTAG
- a CDS encoding peroxiredoxin, giving the protein MRLAALASTLALALAAVPAAAALPVGAEAPDFTTRGALAGNPFRLHLEEQLKQGPVVLYFFPKAFTEGCTLEAHAFSEAADEFRAAGARVIGLSADDYETLAKFSVEACRNAFPVATASPATIKAYDVALAQKPELSDRTSYVIAPDGRIVYVHSAMDWRDHVKNTLAAVQAWKAKQR; this is encoded by the coding sequence ATGCGCCTCGCCGCCCTTGCCTCCACCCTGGCCCTCGCCCTTGCCGCCGTCCCTGCCGCCGCCGCGCTGCCGGTGGGCGCGGAAGCGCCGGATTTCACGACTCGCGGCGCGCTGGCGGGAAACCCGTTCCGGCTGCACCTCGAGGAGCAGCTGAAGCAGGGGCCGGTGGTGCTCTATTTCTTCCCCAAGGCCTTCACCGAGGGCTGCACCCTGGAGGCCCACGCCTTTTCGGAGGCCGCCGACGAGTTTCGGGCGGCGGGCGCGCGGGTGATAGGGCTGTCGGCGGACGATTATGAGACGCTCGCCAAATTCTCGGTCGAGGCGTGCCGCAACGCCTTCCCGGTCGCCACCGCCAGCCCGGCGACGATCAAGGCCTATGACGTCGCCCTGGCGCAGAAGCCGGAGCTTTCCGACCGCACCTCCTACGTCATCGCCCCCGACGGGCGGATCGTCTACGTCCACAGCGCGATGGACTGGCGCGACCATGTGAAGAACACGCTGGCCGCCGTGCAGGCGTGGAAGGCCAAGCAGCGCTGA
- a CDS encoding Gfo/Idh/MocA family protein yields the protein MNRRQFLSTAAAFTAAASLPAMVRARPASRLRLGVIGTGMRGQVLLKELARRDDVEVAALCDVEKFMLDRALKQVAEAGKPAPEVFTGSDQAWREMLAQARLDGVIVATPWEWHAPMAIEAMKAKVAVGCEVVAGITLDDHWNVLRTQLATGTPYMLLENVCYRRDVLAVLNMARQGLFGEIVHLEGGYQHDLRAVKFNSGEPGKAYGGGVEFGEKGWSEARWRTDHGVARNGDLYPSHGIGPCAMQANIHRGNRFTRLTSYASKARGLHDYIVDQAGPSHPNAKVQFALGDIVQTQIACADGETILLTLDTSLPRPYSLGFRVQGTEGLWMDVNDSIYIEGKSEPHQWEPAQPWLDRYDHPLWRRHGAQAEGAGHGGMDFFVIHAFIEALKAGDPMPIDIYDAVAWSAITPLSEQSIANGNRTLDFPDFTDGAWRERKPIFALNDRY from the coding sequence ATGAATCGTCGTCAGTTCCTGTCCACCGCCGCCGCCTTCACCGCCGCCGCTTCCTTACCGGCGATGGTCCGGGCGCGGCCGGCGAGCCGCCTTCGTCTGGGCGTCATCGGCACGGGCATGCGCGGCCAGGTGCTGCTGAAGGAGCTGGCCCGCCGCGACGATGTCGAGGTGGCGGCGCTGTGCGATGTCGAAAAGTTCATGCTCGACCGCGCGCTGAAGCAGGTCGCCGAGGCCGGGAAGCCGGCGCCTGAGGTCTTCACCGGCAGCGACCAGGCCTGGCGGGAGATGCTGGCCCAGGCGCGGCTCGACGGCGTCATCGTCGCCACGCCCTGGGAATGGCACGCGCCGATGGCGATCGAGGCGATGAAGGCCAAGGTCGCGGTCGGCTGCGAGGTCGTCGCCGGCATCACCCTCGACGATCATTGGAACGTGCTGCGCACCCAGCTCGCCACCGGCACGCCCTACATGCTGCTCGAAAATGTCTGCTACCGCCGCGACGTGCTCGCGGTGCTGAACATGGCGCGGCAGGGGCTGTTCGGCGAAATCGTCCATCTGGAGGGCGGCTATCAGCACGACCTTCGCGCCGTGAAGTTCAACTCGGGCGAGCCCGGCAAGGCCTATGGCGGCGGCGTCGAGTTCGGCGAGAAGGGCTGGTCGGAGGCGCGCTGGCGGACCGATCACGGCGTCGCCCGCAACGGCGATCTCTACCCCAGCCACGGCATCGGTCCCTGCGCGATGCAGGCCAACATCCATCGCGGCAACCGCTTCACCCGCCTCACCAGCTACGCCAGCAAGGCGCGCGGTCTGCACGATTACATCGTCGACCAGGCGGGGCCGAGCCACCCGAACGCCAAGGTCCAATTCGCGCTCGGCGACATCGTCCAGACGCAGATCGCCTGCGCCGATGGCGAGACGATCCTGCTCACCCTCGATACGTCGCTGCCGCGTCCCTATTCGCTCGGCTTCCGGGTGCAGGGGACGGAAGGACTATGGATGGACGTCAACGATTCCATCTACATCGAGGGCAAGAGCGAGCCGCACCAATGGGAGCCGGCGCAGCCCTGGCTCGACCGATACGACCATCCGCTCTGGCGGCGCCACGGCGCCCAGGCGGAGGGCGCGGGGCATGGCGGCATGGACTTCTTCGTCATCCACGCCTTCATCGAGGCGCTGAAGGCCGGCGATCCGATGCCGATCGACATCTATGATGCGGTGGCCTGGAGCGCCATCACGCCGCTGTCCGAACAATCGATCGCCAACGGCAACCGCACGCTCGATTTCCCCGATTTCACCGACGGCGCATGGCGGGAGCGGAAACCGATCTTTGCGCTGAACGATCGCTATTAG
- a CDS encoding YciI-like protein has translation MPHYLLSYDLAADYLDRRPAFRDAHLALAWEAADKGDLLLGGAVGDPVESAMLIFTNPDAAAAFAAADPYVREGIVRAWRVLPWTTVVGKGASTPVRP, from the coding sequence ATGCCCCACTATCTCCTCAGCTACGATCTCGCCGCCGACTATCTCGATCGCCGCCCTGCCTTTCGCGATGCGCATCTGGCTCTTGCGTGGGAAGCCGCGGACAAGGGCGACCTGCTCCTCGGCGGCGCCGTCGGCGATCCCGTCGAGTCCGCCATGCTGATCTTCACCAATCCCGACGCAGCCGCCGCCTTCGCCGCGGCGGACCCTTATGTTCGCGAGGGCATCGTCCGGGCCTGGCGCGTCCTGCCCTGGACCACCGTGGTCGGAAAGGGCGCATCAACCCCCGTCCGACCCTAG
- a CDS encoding DUF1801 domain-containing protein — translation MADKSSNTPAKAAKPVLLSGGNPQIPKGHGEAPVQAYIEAMPGWKQEVGRRLDALIERAVPGVQKGVKWNSPLYGAPDAPPDHWFVSFHCFDRYVKVTFFQGASLRPAPPETSKYPDIRYFHIHEDDALDETQFADWVKQASQLPNEKM, via the coding sequence ATGGCCGACAAGAGCTCCAACACTCCCGCGAAGGCGGCCAAGCCGGTCCTCCTTTCGGGCGGGAACCCGCAGATCCCGAAAGGCCATGGCGAGGCTCCCGTGCAGGCCTATATCGAGGCGATGCCGGGGTGGAAGCAGGAGGTCGGCCGCCGCCTGGACGCGCTGATCGAGCGCGCCGTCCCTGGCGTGCAAAAGGGCGTGAAGTGGAACTCGCCCCTCTACGGCGCGCCGGATGCCCCGCCGGACCATTGGTTCGTCAGCTTTCATTGCTTCGACCGCTATGTGAAGGTGACCTTCTTCCAAGGCGCGTCGCTGCGGCCGGCGCCGCCCGAGACGTCCAAATATCCGGACATTCGCTATTTCCACATCCATGAGGACGACGCGCTCGACGAGACGCAGTTCGCCGACTGGGTGAAGCAGGCCAGTCAATTGCCGAATGAGAAGATGTGA
- a CDS encoding DUF1801 domain-containing protein: MSDENPSQLIDAKIEGLGDWRGEVLRRVRGLIREADPEVVEAVKWRKPSNPAGVPVWEHGGILCTGETYKDKVKLTFARGASLDDPAGLFNASLDAGTRRAIDIREGDAIDGEALKALVRAAVAANASHPPRSR; this comes from the coding sequence ATGAGCGACGAGAACCCTTCCCAGCTGATCGATGCGAAGATCGAGGGGCTGGGCGACTGGCGGGGCGAGGTGCTGCGCCGTGTGCGGGGGCTGATCCGGGAGGCGGACCCGGAGGTGGTCGAGGCGGTGAAGTGGCGCAAGCCCTCCAATCCGGCGGGGGTGCCGGTGTGGGAGCATGGAGGCATCCTCTGCACCGGCGAGACCTACAAGGACAAGGTGAAGCTGACCTTCGCCAGGGGCGCTTCGCTCGACGACCCCGCGGGCCTGTTCAACGCCAGCCTCGACGCCGGCACGCGGCGGGCGATCGACATCCGCGAGGGCGATGCGATCGACGGCGAGGCGCTGAAGGCGCTCGTCCGGGCGGCGGTGGCGGCCAATGCGTCCCACCCTCCCCGCTCCCGCTAG
- a CDS encoding VOC family protein: MELHRGRLIDHIQLVVADLRASRRFYEAVMDVLEIPLGGGAEAHFWYDELFVSSADSPEAMGKLTGRHHLAFQARDRATVDAFHRAGLAAGGTDNGAPGERTYHPGYYAAFLLDPDGNNIEAVHHGEATRSAPSVKISF, translated from the coding sequence ATGGAGCTGCACCGCGGCCGCCTGATCGATCATATCCAGCTCGTCGTCGCCGATCTGCGCGCCAGCCGCCGCTTCTACGAGGCGGTGATGGACGTGCTCGAAATCCCGCTCGGCGGCGGCGCGGAGGCCCATTTCTGGTACGACGAATTGTTCGTCTCCTCGGCCGACAGCCCGGAGGCGATGGGAAAGCTCACCGGCCGCCACCATCTCGCCTTCCAGGCCAGGGACCGCGCCACCGTCGACGCCTTCCACCGCGCCGGCCTCGCCGCCGGCGGCACCGACAATGGCGCACCGGGCGAGCGGACCTATCATCCCGGTTATTACGCCGCCTTCCTGCTCGATCCCGACGGCAATAATATCGAGGCGGTCCACCATGGCGAGGCCACGCGCAGCGCGCCCTCGGTGAAGATCAGCTTCTAG
- a CDS encoding DUF2200 domain-containing protein has product MAKHRIYTTSVASVYPHYVAKAEKKGRTKAEVDEIIGWLTGYSRQALQARLDAGTDFETFFAEAPAMNPARSAITGTVCGVRVEAVEEPVMREIRYLDKLIDELAKGKAMEKILRAG; this is encoded by the coding sequence GTGGCCAAGCACCGCATCTACACGACGAGCGTCGCGAGCGTTTACCCGCATTATGTCGCCAAGGCCGAGAAGAAGGGGCGGACGAAGGCGGAGGTGGATGAGATCATCGGCTGGCTGACCGGTTATTCTCGGCAAGCGCTGCAGGCGCGGCTCGACGCGGGCACGGACTTCGAGACCTTCTTCGCCGAGGCGCCCGCGATGAACCCGGCGCGCTCCGCGATCACCGGCACGGTGTGCGGCGTGCGGGTCGAGGCGGTCGAGGAGCCGGTGATGCGGGAGATACGCTATCTCGACAAGCTGATCGACGAGCTGGCCAAGGGCAAGGCGATGGAGAAGATCCTGCGGGCGGGGTGA
- a CDS encoding DUF1993 domain-containing protein: MNLTELLVPTYRNMLRGLGGLLDKAEAQRGADGAEVLLRARLAPDMFPLATQIRFACVQAQEAPLRLMGRPLEGLDALLDEGRGAGDRPGTLAAARARIDEAFAFLGGLAPDALDQAPAGDPLALTLPMGLTFDLTREQFARDWALGQFYFHLMAAYAILRKEGIEIGKADYVPHMFAYLREPGPPPAEA, translated from the coding sequence GTGAACCTGACCGAACTCCTCGTCCCCACCTACCGCAACATGCTCCGCGGCCTGGGCGGGCTGCTCGACAAGGCGGAGGCGCAGCGTGGGGCCGACGGCGCCGAAGTCTTGCTGCGGGCGCGGCTCGCGCCGGACATGTTCCCGCTGGCCACCCAGATCCGCTTCGCCTGCGTCCAGGCGCAGGAGGCGCCGCTGCGCCTGATGGGCCGGCCGCTGGAGGGGCTCGACGCGCTGCTCGACGAGGGCCGGGGTGCCGGCGACCGGCCCGGCACCCTGGCCGCCGCCCGCGCCCGCATCGACGAGGCGTTCGCCTTTCTGGGCGGCCTCGCCCCGGACGCGCTCGATCAGGCGCCCGCCGGGGACCCGCTCGCGCTCACCCTGCCGATGGGCCTCACCTTCGATCTCACGCGGGAGCAATTCGCGCGCGACTGGGCGCTCGGCCAATTCTACTTCCACCTGATGGCCGCCTACGCGATCCTGCGGAAGGAAGGGATCGAGATCGGCAAGGCCGATTACGTGCCGCACATGTTCGCCTATCTGCGCGAACCCGGCCCGCCTCCGGCCGAAGCCTGA
- a CDS encoding DUF3800 domain-containing protein, giving the protein MYAYIDETGNTGANLFDDAQPLFLTAALITKTDFDLAYKREYDRICRRIGVPALHASELGFGPLEEVADDLLKLLKKADARFFISRVEKRYLLATKIFDTFFDSGENPAVPWQTYNIRPLRLILAFKVAFLLDEHVAKLFWSMLMERSEVRARALIPEICQAIIDRVDLLPDKRSRQVITDALEWSKAHPEGLDFHQAGRQAKNGHMPNMVAFTNLLDGLEDLSKKWKRPVRRIRHDRQSQFESTLAEWHKMVANALPDPIHLPGETRVLRKVHNSDFEVSASDSSPGIQVADCILWIFKQFLAGRDIPYRCARLLNFAMRRGMQSDFSFEGVSRAMQEQFGPMLNAEVTEEQLERARELQERYEAIRLDNIAAYDRDGLMPFERQALSQGTERGPAASR; this is encoded by the coding sequence ATGTATGCCTACATCGACGAGACCGGGAACACGGGAGCGAACCTTTTCGATGACGCTCAACCCCTATTTCTTACTGCGGCACTTATCACGAAGACGGATTTCGACTTAGCGTATAAGCGTGAATATGATCGGATTTGCCGCCGGATAGGGGTACCAGCGCTCCATGCATCCGAGCTTGGCTTTGGGCCTCTTGAAGAGGTCGCAGACGACTTGTTGAAGTTATTGAAGAAGGCGGATGCTCGGTTTTTTATTTCGCGCGTGGAGAAGCGGTATCTCCTTGCGACTAAGATCTTCGATACGTTTTTCGATAGCGGCGAGAACCCGGCAGTCCCTTGGCAGACTTATAACATTCGGCCCTTGAGGCTGATTCTGGCGTTCAAGGTGGCCTTTCTCCTGGATGAGCATGTCGCGAAGCTGTTCTGGTCTATGCTCATGGAACGGTCGGAGGTGCGGGCGCGCGCCTTAATTCCGGAAATATGCCAAGCGATAATAGACAGAGTTGACCTCCTTCCAGACAAGCGCTCGCGACAGGTCATCACCGACGCCCTGGAATGGTCAAAGGCGCATCCGGAGGGCCTCGATTTTCATCAAGCGGGCAGGCAGGCTAAGAATGGCCATATGCCCAATATGGTCGCGTTCACCAATTTGCTTGATGGGCTTGAGGATCTGTCGAAGAAGTGGAAACGCCCTGTTCGCCGAATCCGGCATGACCGACAATCTCAGTTTGAGAGCACGCTTGCCGAGTGGCATAAAATGGTTGCGAATGCTCTGCCAGACCCAATCCACTTGCCTGGTGAAACGCGGGTCTTACGAAAGGTCCACAATTCGGATTTTGAGGTTTCTGCCTCTGATAGCAGTCCCGGCATTCAGGTAGCTGATTGCATCCTGTGGATATTCAAGCAGTTTCTGGCCGGCCGAGACATTCCCTATCGCTGCGCAAGGCTTCTTAACTTTGCCATGAGGCGAGGAATGCAGAGCGACTTCTCGTTTGAAGGCGTCAGTCGGGCAATGCAGGAGCAGTTCGGGCCTATGCTCAATGCGGAAGTTACCGAAGAGCAACTTGAACGCGCAAGGGAGCTGCAGGAGCGATACGAGGCGATCCGGTTGGATAATATCGCAGCTTATGATCGTGATGGCCTCATGCCCTTTGAACGGCAGGCATTGTCGCAGGGGACTGAGCGGGGCCCCGCCGCCAGCCGTTGA
- a CDS encoding alkylphosphonate utilization protein, producing the protein MPGSDDYVFDEESGEWMPASELAAKRAAEGAVEVRDAVGNLLADGDQVTLIKDLEVKGAGRTLKQGTLIKSIRLTGDPQEIDCKYEGIKGLVLRAEFVRKR; encoded by the coding sequence ATGCCCGGCAGTGACGACTATGTGTTCGACGAGGAGAGCGGCGAGTGGATGCCGGCGTCCGAGCTGGCGGCGAAGCGGGCGGCCGAGGGGGCGGTCGAGGTGCGCGACGCGGTTGGGAATCTGCTGGCCGACGGCGACCAGGTGACCTTGATCAAGGACCTTGAGGTCAAGGGCGCGGGCCGGACGCTGAAGCAGGGCACGCTGATCAAGTCGATCCGGCTGACGGGCGATCCCCAGGAGATCGACTGCAAATATGAGGGGATCAAGGGGCTGGTGCTGCGCGCGGAGTTCGTGCGCAAGCGCTAA
- the thiC gene encoding phosphomethylpyrimidine synthase ThiC: protein MADIPARTELKVTTGPIRGSRKIYVEGRDGMRVALREIDLEPSSGEPPLRVYDCSGPYTDPDARIDIMAGLPELRRDWIRGRGDVEEVTQREVRPEDNGQLGPDRSGGVQPFPNVRRKVLRAKPGANVSQMHYARKGIITPEMEYVAIRENLGREQMRDHVRDGQDFGASIPDYVTPEFVRDEVARGRAIIPNNINHPESEPMAIGRNFLVKINANIGNSAVASDVASEVDKMVWAIRWGADTVMDLSTGRNIHDTREWILRNSPVPIGTVPIYQALEKVGGIAEDLTWEIFRDTLIEQAEQGVDYFTIHAGVRLPYVPMTAKRVTGIVSRGGSIMAKWCLAHHQESFLYTRFEEICEIMKAYDIAFSLGDGLRPGSIADANDEAQFAELATLGELTQVAWKHDVQVMIEGPGHVPMHKIKANMDKQLEACGEAPFYTLGPLTTDIAPGYDHITSAIGAAMIGWFGTAMLCYVTPKEHLGLPDRDDVKVGVVTYKLAAHAADLAKGHPAAKMRDDALSRARFEFRWRDQFNLSLDPDTAEQYHDQTLPAEGAKTAHFCSMCGPKFCSMKITQEVRDFAAKQNASADTFLAASPSLSPLAGESDSAQLSGERGRLDEVEAEKGMAEMSEKFREKGGEIYLPAAE, encoded by the coding sequence ATGGCCGACATTCCCGCCCGCACCGAACTGAAGGTCACCACCGGCCCCATCCGCGGCAGCCGCAAGATCTACGTGGAGGGTAGGGACGGCATGCGCGTCGCCCTGCGCGAGATTGACCTCGAGCCCTCCTCCGGCGAGCCGCCGCTGCGCGTCTACGACTGCTCCGGCCCCTACACCGATCCCGACGCCCGCATCGACATCATGGCCGGCCTCCCGGAGCTTCGCCGCGACTGGATCCGCGGCCGCGGCGACGTCGAGGAGGTGACCCAGCGCGAGGTCCGTCCCGAGGACAACGGCCAGCTCGGCCCCGACCGCTCCGGCGGCGTCCAGCCTTTCCCCAACGTCCGCCGCAAGGTCCTGCGCGCCAAGCCCGGCGCCAACGTCAGCCAGATGCACTATGCGCGGAAGGGCATCATCACTCCCGAAATGGAATATGTCGCCATCCGCGAGAATCTGGGCCGCGAGCAGATGCGCGACCACGTGCGCGACGGCCAGGATTTCGGCGCCTCAATCCCCGATTACGTCACCCCCGAATTCGTCCGCGACGAGGTCGCCCGCGGCCGCGCCATCATCCCCAACAACATCAACCACCCGGAATCCGAGCCGATGGCGATCGGCCGCAACTTCCTGGTCAAGATCAACGCCAATATCGGCAACAGCGCCGTCGCCTCCGACGTCGCTTCCGAAGTCGACAAGATGGTCTGGGCGATCCGCTGGGGCGCCGACACGGTCATGGACCTCTCCACCGGCCGCAACATCCACGACACCCGCGAATGGATCCTGCGCAACTCGCCCGTCCCGATCGGCACCGTCCCCATCTACCAGGCGCTTGAGAAGGTCGGCGGCATCGCCGAGGACCTCACCTGGGAGATCTTCCGCGACACCTTGATCGAGCAGGCCGAGCAGGGCGTCGACTATTTCACCATCCACGCCGGCGTCCGCCTGCCCTACGTGCCCATGACCGCCAAGCGCGTCACCGGCATCGTCAGCCGCGGCGGCTCGATCATGGCCAAATGGTGCCTCGCCCACCACCAGGAGAGCTTCCTCTACACCCGGTTCGAGGAAATCTGCGAGATCATGAAGGCGTACGACATCGCCTTCAGCCTCGGCGACGGCCTCCGCCCCGGCAGCATCGCCGACGCCAACGACGAGGCCCAGTTCGCCGAGCTAGCGACACTAGGCGAATTGACGCAGGTGGCTTGGAAACACGACGTCCAGGTGATGATCGAGGGCCCCGGCCACGTGCCGATGCACAAGATCAAGGCCAACATGGACAAGCAGCTCGAAGCCTGCGGCGAGGCGCCCTTCTACACGCTTGGGCCGCTCACCACCGACATCGCGCCCGGCTACGATCACATCACCAGCGCGATCGGCGCCGCGATGATCGGCTGGTTCGGCACCGCGATGCTCTGCTACGTCACTCCCAAGGAGCATCTCGGCCTCCCCGACCGCGACGACGTCAAGGTCGGCGTCGTCACCTACAAGCTCGCCGCCCACGCCGCCGACCTCGCCAAGGGCCACCCCGCGGCGAAAATGCGCGACGACGCCCTAAGCCGCGCGAGGTTCGAATTCCGCTGGCGCGACCAGTTCAACCTCAGCCTCGATCCCGACACGGCCGAGCAATATCACGACCAGACGCTCCCGGCCGAAGGCGCCAAGACCGCCCACTTCTGCTCCATGTGCGGCCCCAAATTCTGCAGCATGAAGATCACCCAGGAAGTGAGGGACTTCGCCGCGAAGCAAAATGCGAGCGCGGACACCTTCCTGGCAGCCTCCCCCAGCCTCTCTCCCCTTGCGGGAGAGAGCGACTCAGCGCAGCTGAGCGGAGAGAGGGGTCGCCTCGACGAAGTCGAGGCGGAGAAAGGCATGGCCGAGATGAGCGAGAAATTCCGCGAGAAAGGCGGCGAAATCTACCTCCCGGCGGCTGAATAG
- a CDS encoding cell wall hydrolase: MLTAIRSLPVPSLDRRHWPTTLVLATLVGLYLIAGLNVMGVTGIESRAVARVAPDLPRALRQVAPPAPEPLEFRHVDPNDAVAFNASIPLVDGPNPAARAFDQRSHSAADYQRALECLANAIYYEAATEPLEGQRAVAQVVLNRLRHPAYPNSVCGVVYQGSERATGCQFTFTCDGSLVRAPIAPYWQRAKKVAEEALAGKVYAPVGYATHYHTNWVVPYWSSTLSKVANVGTHIFYRWAGGWGKPAAFTDRHSGSEPALAAPARLAALTRSNGSAEGADALAAKAAEEAGEGGASIDSFQRAVLRRYEPASREGVATVLAAQTRSGAAVAAAHRWALTGAGADEAAQAPLGQSAPVKVEPPQPTCLAGVKKAPAEGAPSQPLAC, encoded by the coding sequence ATGTTGACAGCCATCAGGTCCTTGCCGGTCCCGAGTCTCGACCGCCGTCATTGGCCGACGACCTTGGTGCTCGCTACGCTGGTGGGGCTGTATCTGATCGCCGGGCTCAATGTGATGGGCGTGACCGGCATCGAGAGCCGCGCCGTGGCCCGGGTGGCGCCGGACCTGCCGCGCGCCCTGCGTCAGGTCGCCCCGCCCGCGCCGGAGCCGCTCGAATTCCGCCATGTCGACCCCAATGACGCCGTCGCCTTCAACGCCTCGATTCCGCTCGTCGACGGCCCCAATCCCGCCGCGCGCGCCTTCGACCAGCGCTCGCACAGCGCGGCCGATTACCAGCGGGCGCTCGAATGCCTCGCCAACGCCATCTATTACGAGGCCGCGACCGAGCCGCTGGAAGGCCAGCGCGCCGTCGCCCAGGTGGTGCTGAACCGCCTCCGCCACCCCGCCTACCCGAACAGCGTCTGCGGCGTCGTCTATCAAGGCTCGGAGCGCGCCACCGGCTGCCAGTTCACCTTCACCTGCGACGGCTCGCTCGTCCGCGCCCCGATCGCGCCCTATTGGCAGCGCGCCAAGAAGGTCGCGGAGGAAGCGCTCGCCGGCAAGGTCTATGCCCCGGTCGGCTATGCCACCCATTATCACACCAACTGGGTGGTCCCTTATTGGAGCTCGACCCTCTCCAAGGTCGCCAATGTCGGCACCCACATCTTCTACCGCTGGGCCGGCGGCTGGGGAAAACCCGCCGCCTTCACCGATCGCCACAGCGGCAGCGAGCCCGCCCTCGCCGCGCCCGCGCGTCTCGCGGCCCTGACCCGATCGAACGGGTCGGCGGAGGGCGCTGACGCGCTCGCCGCCAAGGCGGCCGAGGAGGCGGGGGAGGGCGGCGCCAGCATCGACAGCTTCCAGCGCGCCGTCCTGCGCCGCTACGAGCCCGCCAGCCGCGAGGGTGTCGCCACCGTGCTGGCCGCCCAGACCCGCAGTGGCGCTGCCGTCGCCGCCGCCCACCGCTGGGCACTCACCGGCGCCGGCGCGGACGAGGCGGCCCAGGCGCCGCTCGGCCAGTCCGCCCCGGTAAAGGTCGAGCCGCCGCAGCCCACCTGCCTCGCCGGCGTCAAGAAAGCGCCGGCCGAGGGCGCCCCGTCCCAGCCGCTCGCCTGCTAG